In Temnothorax longispinosus isolate EJ_2023e chromosome 10, Tlon_JGU_v1, whole genome shotgun sequence, a single window of DNA contains:
- the LOC139820857 gene encoding another transcription unit protein-like — translation MVKQSNARFVKWSDGSMSLHLGSEIFDVYKQPLQGDHNHLYIRQGTGLQGQAVFRTKLTFRPHSTESFTHRKMTMSLADRSQKISDIKVLSQVGMNPDQNRYEMIKKEEEKLRMAMRVQNKTKKSTSGIRNTNRAAGAYSGDAYHDDGSDDESAISLAAIKNP, via the exons ATGGTGAAGCAAAGTAACGCGAGATTCGTAAAGTGGTCGGACGGAAGCATGTCCTTGCATTTGGGCTCGGAAATATTTGACGTGTACAAACAGCCGTTACAGGGCGATCACAATCACCTCTATATTCGCCAAGGTACCGGTCTGCAGGGTCAAGCAGTATTTAGAACGAAACTAACATTCCGGCCGCATTCCACTGAATCGTTCACACACAGGAAGATGACTATGTCTCTGGCCGATAGGTCGCAAAAGATCTCTGACATTAAAGTTCTTTCTCAAGTAGGAATGAACCCAGACCAGAACAGATACGAGATGATAAAG aaagaagaagaaaaactaCGTATGGCTATGCGAGTTCAAAACAAAACCAAGAAAAGTACCAGTGGTATTAGGAATACTAATCGTGCTGCAGGAGCGTACAGTGGTGATGCTTATCACGATGATGGTTCCGATGACGAGAGTGCAATTTCATTGGCAGCCATAAAAAATCCCTAA